Proteins encoded in a region of the Candidatus Moanabacter tarae genome:
- the gpr gene encoding L-glyceraldehyde 3-phosphate reductase, translating to MATGVIEPLKDLTTRYLPHRILGKTGESVPMLGLGTGPGGIGMADNDATSLYNRAIDLGVTYIDTAPSYGNAHRQLSEIMRCRRNEVFLATKTQVDTKKEALKILETSLRDLQTDHADLVYVHHMGERNVEKLLGPEGALEGLREAQKRGWTRFIGITAHNRPWKVEEILKKAQIDVIMVALNPGDLHTYNFQGKVLDLARKQNVGVAAMKVYGGAEKMEYRFSKGEDGRISAMESAGNSEHELALRYALSLTGITTAVIGVYRETELLQNIEWVRRFQPISKGERDHLISTGRILSDKWSTHFGPVK from the coding sequence ATGGCCACAGGTGTAATTGAACCACTCAAGGACTTAACAACCAGATACCTACCCCATCGTATTTTGGGCAAGACAGGGGAGTCAGTCCCGATGCTAGGCTTAGGAACCGGTCCTGGCGGTATCGGAATGGCGGATAATGATGCAACCTCGCTTTACAATCGTGCCATCGATTTAGGCGTTACCTATATCGACACCGCTCCTAGTTACGGCAACGCCCATCGTCAGCTGAGTGAAATTATGCGATGCCGACGCAACGAGGTCTTCCTCGCCACAAAAACACAGGTTGATACAAAGAAAGAGGCACTGAAGATTCTTGAAACTAGTCTTCGGGACCTACAGACCGACCACGCGGATCTAGTTTACGTTCATCACATGGGAGAACGTAATGTTGAAAAATTACTTGGCCCTGAAGGTGCACTTGAAGGTTTGCGTGAAGCACAAAAACGAGGTTGGACGCGCTTTATCGGTATCACGGCACACAACCGACCATGGAAAGTAGAAGAAATTCTGAAGAAAGCTCAAATCGATGTCATTATGGTAGCACTAAATCCAGGCGACTTGCACACCTACAACTTCCAAGGAAAGGTCCTAGATCTTGCACGCAAACAAAACGTTGGCGTTGCCGCGATGAAGGTCTACGGGGGTGCCGAAAAAATGGAATATCGATTCTCTAAAGGAGAGGATGGACGCATATCGGCGATGGAATCGGCGGGAAATTCAGAGCACGAACTCGCCCTACGATATGCCCTGAGTTTGACCGGAATAACTACTGCTGTAATCGGAGTTTACAGAGAAACAGAACTATTGCAAAACATCGAATGGGTTCGACGTTTCCAACCAATATCCAAAGGGGAACGAGATCATTTGATATCCACGGGACGCATTCTTTCAGACAAGTGGAGCACTCACTTCGGACCGGTTAAGTGA
- the iolG_12 gene encoding Myo-inositol 2-dehydrogenase codes for MKKYRAAVIGLGWMGMLYDLAPRSKKRFHIDDVNRPTPTLDIHRHTHHRIRPNREGNPTSYCDALHNCPKVELISAADRDPKRLKIFNQRYGIDATYTDAEQMLKELNPEIVAVATNTKHRADLTCLAVECGAKAIMTEKPMAHTLEEVDRMVNTCSEACVPLSCGSISTTHASFEIAKRLLRNGHIGKLLSIETGNVFAQHQNWSYFLDKLPEWVVGIGDEHRRESGSNEFVGQGFAWSNDFAVHFRKGSSGVRITGDTGELVFDFENGWRLWKDVETDNNTQGRAQLPWPKPNFNVPYGAVYCLDDLLRCLAGELDEPKNSGRRVGIAIEVELALKESSTQGGNRIDLPLQNRGLGLHYDWFR; via the coding sequence ATGAAAAAATATCGCGCCGCCGTTATCGGACTCGGCTGGATGGGAATGCTATACGATTTGGCTCCGCGCTCAAAAAAGCGCTTTCATATAGATGATGTCAATCGCCCGACCCCTACTCTCGATATCCACCGACACACCCATCACCGCATTCGTCCCAATAGAGAAGGAAATCCAACCTCATATTGCGATGCCCTCCACAATTGCCCTAAAGTAGAGCTCATAAGCGCCGCCGATAGGGATCCAAAACGACTCAAGATTTTCAACCAACGATATGGAATAGACGCCACTTACACTGATGCCGAGCAAATGCTAAAGGAGCTCAATCCGGAAATTGTCGCGGTGGCAACAAACACTAAGCATCGAGCAGACTTGACGTGTTTGGCAGTCGAATGCGGAGCTAAAGCCATCATGACCGAGAAGCCCATGGCCCACACTCTAGAGGAAGTCGACCGAATGGTTAATACCTGCTCAGAAGCCTGCGTTCCGCTGAGTTGTGGCTCCATCAGCACTACCCACGCCTCCTTCGAAATAGCAAAGAGACTTCTTCGTAACGGTCATATTGGAAAATTGTTGTCCATCGAAACTGGCAACGTTTTTGCACAACACCAGAACTGGTCATACTTCCTAGATAAATTGCCCGAATGGGTGGTTGGAATCGGCGATGAACATCGCCGAGAGAGCGGCAGCAATGAATTCGTTGGCCAAGGATTTGCTTGGAGCAATGACTTTGCAGTTCATTTCCGAAAAGGTTCTAGCGGCGTCAGGATTACAGGCGATACAGGTGAATTGGTATTTGATTTTGAAAATGGTTGGAGATTGTGGAAGGATGTCGAAACGGATAACAACACTCAAGGTAGAGCACAACTTCCTTGGCCGAAGCCGAACTTCAATGTTCCCTACGGCGCTGTTTATTGTCTCGACGACCTACTTCGGTGTTTAGCCGGGGAACTCGACGAACCTAAAAATTCTGGGCGCCGTGTCGGAATCGCAATCGAAGTAGAACTCGCACTTAAGGAATCTTCTACTCAAGGCGGAAATCGCATAGATCTGCCCCTTCAAAACCGAGGCCTGGGGCTCCACTATGATTGGTTCAGATGA
- the glpQ gene encoding Glycerophosphodiester phosphodiesterase has protein sequence MTLNNSRSSLNRPESFITIAHRGGLVPEYPENTLMAFRKTIETRAEVIEIDLRSTKDAEIVVLHDSTLNRTTSGSGPITGKTLAEVKDLDAGGGEQVPTLQEVLELIAGTDTQLLLDLKITSHREVCRIVKQIENQRLTLNVILATRSIDELETIKNLNPNLRTLGFIPNQKSIKIFAEKGIDIIRLFPDWIHKDSTLIDSTHTLGRPVWAMSLTETKEALEKLLRYGVNGVFTDYPKMVSGLRQELRQGSQNTLV, from the coding sequence ATGACTTTAAATAATTCCAGATCATCTCTAAATCGGCCCGAATCCTTCATTACTATTGCCCACCGTGGAGGTCTTGTCCCCGAATACCCTGAAAACACCCTGATGGCCTTCCGTAAGACCATTGAGACTAGGGCTGAAGTAATCGAAATTGACCTCCGGTCAACCAAAGATGCAGAAATCGTCGTTCTCCACGACTCAACCCTTAACCGCACAACCAGCGGCTCAGGTCCGATTACAGGAAAAACCCTGGCTGAAGTCAAAGATTTGGATGCAGGTGGAGGCGAGCAGGTACCTACACTCCAAGAAGTATTGGAGTTGATTGCAGGAACTGACACACAACTCCTACTTGATTTAAAGATCACCTCTCACCGAGAAGTCTGCAGGATCGTAAAACAAATAGAAAATCAGAGGTTAACCCTGAACGTTATTCTAGCTACCAGATCGATTGATGAACTTGAAACCATTAAAAACTTAAACCCTAACCTTCGCACCTTGGGATTCATTCCTAACCAGAAAAGCATTAAGATCTTTGCTGAAAAGGGAATCGACATCATAAGATTATTCCCAGATTGGATTCATAAGGATTCCACTCTGATTGATAGTACCCACACATTGGGTCGACCCGTCTGGGCAATGTCACTAACGGAAACAAAAGAAGCACTTGAAAAGTTGCTGCGTTACGGCGTTAACGGCGTCTTCACCGACTACCCGAAAATGGTTTCTGGATTGCGGCAAGAATTAAGGCAGGGCAGCCAAAACACTTTGGTATGA
- the elmMIII gene encoding 8-demethyl-8-(2,3-dimethoxy-alpha-L-rhamnosyl)-tetracenomycin-C 4'-O-methyltransferase → MISLLESTLHLPGDVIECGVYRGNSFQLICRAVAETSPDKRIYACDSFEGFPKKKVGRIDLGTHWILSRVRRKYRLCQDTPARLERFFESFNVNGQIVKGFFSETLERFSNEQFCFIHLDCDLYVSYGQCLELLYHTLVPGGVFVFDDYGSPNWPGAKEAVDEFFSSKKESVCLCEDLPIPSWYVRKPQ, encoded by the coding sequence ATGATTAGTTTGCTAGAATCGACTCTCCATCTTCCGGGAGATGTAATCGAATGCGGGGTGTATCGAGGTAATTCATTTCAATTGATTTGTCGGGCCGTGGCTGAAACCTCCCCTGACAAGAGGATCTATGCGTGTGACAGTTTTGAAGGTTTTCCCAAGAAGAAGGTGGGGAGGATTGACCTAGGAACTCATTGGATTCTGAGCCGAGTTCGACGGAAATATCGTTTATGTCAGGATACGCCTGCTCGATTAGAGCGATTTTTCGAATCCTTCAATGTTAATGGGCAGATTGTGAAAGGGTTTTTTTCGGAAACCCTTGAACGGTTCTCAAATGAACAGTTTTGTTTCATCCATCTTGACTGTGACTTATATGTGTCATACGGACAATGCCTCGAGCTTCTCTACCATACTCTCGTGCCGGGAGGCGTCTTTGTCTTTGACGATTACGGCTCACCGAATTGGCCCGGAGCGAAGGAGGCGGTTGACGAGTTCTTTTCGAGCAAGAAGGAGTCGGTTTGCCTCTGTGAGGATCTGCCAATACCATCCTGGTATGTGCGAAAGCCTCAATAG